Proteins from a single region of Eremothecium gossypii ATCC 10895 chromosome VI, complete sequence:
- the PLP2 gene encoding Plp2p (Syntenic homolog of Saccharomyces cerevisiae YOR281C (PLP2)): MNLANEPKFQIQVDETEDTEWNDILRQHGVIPERPPSPTAQLEEALEEVLQRQHENRLENKDLSELEELEDEEDDEFLEFYKRKRMAEMQKQQRSAKYGDVYHINKPEYNDEITECSKQGEGVYVFVHLSSEGKLQSRLLSSLFQQAARKFPQVKFVEILANRAIENYPESNAPTLLVYYKGDVVKNLVTLLELGGNSSTLQDLEGLLIKVGAVAQNDNRLLINQDDEESMAERQLRYSNTKGVRSGISRRFDVGARYDADDEHDDFFD, translated from the coding sequence ATGAATCTTGCCAATGAACCGAAGTTCCAAATACAAGTTGATGAAACAGAGGATACAGAGTGGAACGATATTTTGAGGCAGCATGGTGTCATCCCAGAACGGCCACCTTCACCGACCGCACAGCTCGAGGAAGCGCTCGAGGAAGTGCTACAGAGACAACACGAGAATAGATTAGAGAACAAAGACCTCTCTGAActggaggagctggaggatGAGGAGGATGATGAATTTTTGGAGTTTTACAAACGTAAGAGAATGGCAGAAATGCAGAAGCAACAAAGAAGCGCAAAGTATGGGGACGTCTACCACATCAATAAGCCGGAATACAATGATGAAATCACAGAGTGCAGCAAACAGGGGGAAGGTGTCTACGTGTTTGTGCACCTGTCGTCCGAGGGTAAGCTGCAGAGCAGGCTGCTTTCATCCCTCTTCCAGCAGGCAGCGCGGAAGTTCCCGCAGGTGAAGTTCGTTGAGATCCTCGCAAATAGAGCCATTGAGAACTACCCAGAATCCAACGCGCCGACACTACTGGTATACTACAAGGGTGACGTGGTTAAGAACTTGGTCACCTTGCTGGAACTTGGCGGGAACAGCAGCACGCTGCAAGATCTAGAGGGCCTGCTGATCAAAGTGGGCGCTGTGGCCCAAAATGACAACAGGTTGCTCATTAACCAAGACGATGAAGAATCCATGGCAGAACGTCAACTACGATACTCCAATACGAAGGGCGTGCGGTCCGGTATTTCCCGACGGTTCGACGTGGGAGCGAGGTACGATGCAGACGATGAGCATGATGACTTTTTTGACTAG